A single window of Nicotiana sylvestris chromosome 5, ASM39365v2, whole genome shotgun sequence DNA harbors:
- the LOC104211356 gene encoding uricase-2 isozyme 1, whose protein sequence is MAELSGLKLEQRHGKSRVRVARVWKSHNGKHHFTEWSVNISLLSDCLPAYVAGDNSDIVATDTMKNTVYAKAKECSEQLSAEDFAIILAKHFTSFYQQVTAAIVNIVEKPWERVSIKGQQHEHGFKLGSEKHTTEVMVDKSGTLRMTSGIEGLSVLKTTKSGFEGFIRDKYTMLPETQERMMATEVTASWRYSFESLSSLPLKPLYFTERYMDVKEVLLNTFFGPSKGGVYSPSVQATLYEMAKAVLGRFPDISFIQLKMPNLHFLPVNLSSKDNPVIVKFDNDVYLPTDEPHGTIQATLNRIRSKM, encoded by the exons ATGGCGGAATTGAGTGGACTGAAACTGGAGCAGAGGCATGGAAAATCCAGAGTGAGAGTAGCTAGGGTTTGGAAAAGTCACAATGGGAAGCATCACTTTACTGAATGGAGTGTTAACATTAGCCTCCTCTCCGATTGTTTACCTGCCTATGTCGCCGGTGATAACTCCGATATCGTCGCCACCGATACAATGAAGAACACT GTGTATGCCAAAGCTAAGGAATGTTCAGAGCAACTCTCAGCTGAAGATTTTGCCATTATACTTGCAAAGCACTTCACCTCCTTTTATCAGCAG GTCACTGCTGCAATTGTCAATATAGTTGAAAAGCCATGGGAACGCGTTAGCATAAAGGGCCAACAACATGAACACG GTTTTAAGCTTGGCTCTGAAAAACACACTACCGAAGTAATGGTCGATAAATCGGGAACATTGCGCATGACATCTGGTATCGAGGGATTATCAGTTCTAAAGACAACTAAG TCAGGTTTTGAAGGATTCATTAGGGACAAGTACACTATGTTGCCTGAAACACAGGAAAGAATGATGGCTACAGAGGTCACTGCATCTTGGAG GTACTCTTTTGAATCTCTCTCAAGTCTTCCCTTGAAGCCTCTGTATTTCACAGAGAGATACATGGATGTGAAGGAGGTCCTGCTTAACACATTCTTCGGCCCATCTAAGGGAGGAGTATACAGCCCTTCTGTTCAAGCCACACTTTATGAAATGGCAAAGGCTGTTCTTGGAAG GTTTCCCGACATTTCATTCATTCAGTTGAAGATGCCAAATCTCCATTTTCTGCCAGTCAATTTGTCAAGCAAAGATAATCCAGTAATTGTTAAG tttgataatgatgtttattTGCCGACGGATGAACCGCATGGAACAATTCAGGCGACTCTTAATCGTATTCGGTCAAAGATGTGA